Below is a genomic region from Acidimicrobiia bacterium.
GGGCAAACAGGCGAAGCTCTTCAATGCCGGGTTCGGTGGCCCCATCAGCCAGCACCACCCAGGCCACCACCTCTTCGCCCCATTCATCGCTAGGCACTCCGGCCACCGCCACCTCAGCAATCGATGGATGTTCGGCCAAAGCATCATCCACTTCGCGGGGATACACATTGAAACCACCAGAAATAATCAACTCTTTGGCCCGACCAGTTATGGACACATAACCGTCTTGGTCAACAACTCCCAAGTCG
It encodes:
- a CDS encoding long-chain fatty acid--CoA ligase gives rise to the protein DLRLDAETNEILVRGPNVFSGYWERPEANQAAFVDDPDGDWFRTGDLGVVDQDGYVSITGRAKELIISGGFNVYPREVDDALAEHPSIAEVAVAGVPSDEWGEEVVAWVVLADGATEPGIEELRLFAREALAAYKLPRRIHVVAALPRNALGKVMRHELREN